One genomic region from Scomber scombrus chromosome 19, fScoSco1.1, whole genome shotgun sequence encodes:
- the LOC134001256 gene encoding G-protein coupled receptor 151 — translation MDIDRPANVSVFDYVGGVQLLQGGEARTAMPIILIGICVSGAIGNLLVLLIFIRDFRNGKGSEVKALLASLASTDLLILLLCAPVRAVTYYKQTWTMGSFVCSTTDWFQHSCVVAKTLILAVTTRAKHTLVPSSAMSPLRSPTWIHGALAFIWIVSMMFPIPQMLFASLLPYGRDTICVSEMPVCAADFMKMFYKIYPTVTFVVPVILSVAYYTKMLHTAVNHAPSPQHQSKVILVLLCLSSALGLMLLPEWGTFTWIRLGYSRPPAGLIIFAQVLLYACSSFSPVILMTMYDDVRQGLVTIWFMATCRGSKQPPIIKCTKSEGNGAEVGSNAVENSVSQEEKTFPDVEHFWTGRRNTQVEDEQDPVPWERGENVVENQV, via the coding sequence ATGGATATTGATCGCCCTGCTAACGTCTCTGTCTTTGATTATGTTGGAGGAGTTCAACTTCTCCAGGGAGGCGAAGCCAGGACAGCCATGCCGATCATCCTTATCGGGATCTGTGTGTCTGGAGCAATTGGGAATTTGCTCGTTTTGCTGATTTTCATTCGTGACTTCAGGAACGGAAAGGGCTCTGAGGTGAAAGCTCTCCTCGCCTCTCTGGCCTCCACGGACTTGCTGATCCTGCTGCTGTGCGCCCCGGTGCGCGCAGTCACCTACTACAAGCAGACCTGGACCATGGGGAGTTTTGTTTGCAGCACCACGGACTGGTTCCAGCACTCCTGCGTGGTGGCAAAAACTTTAATCCTTGCTGTCACCACCAGAGCCAAACACACTTTGGTTCCCAGCTCTGCTATGAGCCCCCTCCGCAGCCCGACGTGGATCCACGGAGCCCTGGCGTTTATTTGGATTGTGTCAATGATGTTTCCTATCCCGCAGATGCTTTTTGCCTCTTTACTGCCATACGGTCGCGACACTATTTGCGTCTCTGAAATGCCAGTGTGCGCAGCTGACTTCATGAAAATGTTCTACAAGATTTATCCAACTGTGACTTTTGTGGTGCCGGTTATTTTATCAGTTGCTTATTACACCAAAATGTTGCACACTGCGGTGAACCACGCACCCAGTCCCCAGCATCAGAGCAAGGTGATCCTGGTTTTATTGTGTCTAAGCAGCGCCCTTGGGCTCATGCTGCTGCCAGAGTGGGGGACATTCACCTGGATCCGACTCGGGTACAGCAGACCCCCTGCTGGTTTGATCATCTTTGCGCAGGTCCTCCTTTACGCATGCAGCTCCTTCTCTCCGGTCATCCTAATGACCATGTACGACGATGTGCGCCAAGGACTGGTCACCATCTGGTTTATGGCGACCTGCAGAGGCTCAAAGCAGCCCCCCATCATCAAATGTACAAAATCAGAAGGGAACGGAGCTGAGGTCGGATCCAACGCCGTCGAGAACTCGGTCTCGCAAGAGGAGAAGACCTTCCCAGATGTGGAGCACTTTTGGACAGGACGCAGAAATACGCAGGTCGAGGATGAGCAGGATCCGGTTCcgtgggagagaggagaaaatgttgTAGAGaaccaggtgtga